Below is a genomic region from Clostridia bacterium.
CTTCCCGCAGCTGTTTTACCAGTTTAGCTGCCGCTTCTTTGAGATCCATGCCCTGGTCGTTGATCCTGACCTGCTTCCGTTCCACCACGGAGGCGCTGACGCCGGCCACCTCAAACCCTGCCAAGGCCGTTAAATTGTCTCCCAAATCCCCTAAAGCCAACGGCTCCGCCGGTTTCTTTTTGGCGGCCAGGATCTGCTTGAGGCTGGGAATGCGGGGTTTGTTGATATCCGGGGTCACGGTGATCACCGCCGGCCCCGTCACCCGGACCACCTCTACCCCGTCATCCAGCTTCCGCTGGGCTTTCAGGCTGTCTCCTTCCACTTCCAGTCCGGAAACATAGGTCAGGGCCTTGTAGCCCAGTAATGCGGCCAGCCGGGGGCCTACCTGCTGGGAATACCCGTCGCTGGAACCTTCACCGCAAATGACCAGATCCACATTCCCGATCTTTTCAATCACT
It encodes:
- a CDS encoding electron transfer flavoprotein subunit beta/FixA family protein, producing MRVVVCYKWVIDEADITVEESNRTLNFKNVKYKISEYDRNALELGAALHEAHGWELLAVTVGQGVEASVKDVLSRGPEKAYYVDDPALEDADSAVTAKVLAKVIEKIGNVDLVICGEGSSDGYSQQVGPRLAALLGYKALTYVSGLEVEGDSLKAQRKLDDGVEVVRVTGPAVITVTPDINKPRIPSLKQILAAKKKPAEPLALGDLGDNLTALAGFEVAGVSASVVERKQVRINDQGMDLKEAAAKLVKQLREEKVI